The following are from one region of the Salminus brasiliensis chromosome 14, fSalBra1.hap2, whole genome shotgun sequence genome:
- the ankrd33aa gene encoding photoreceptor ankyrin repeat protein has translation MAEAKVIVQEDPILGAGPDEDASELYASGHDSDSGSLLSDDSVLPDYEREDNEEGSANTLYQACFKNQASALRRVLERGVTRDEVMELDINGRNGLMLAVSKGFVDIVYGLNRCPYLDINHQDNDGNTALMIAAQAGFVNILNYILNFFSGVETELRDNRGFTALIKAAIQGNNDCVASLIMAGADWTAVDATRGKDVKEWALKTGHFETFSRLRQLASRPCAEQFCESFVPEWPELKELVAKATSTKSAGQRVAHRLKSTFTFNFPQDPQENGVLDHMVRITTSIHSPLVVTGCRPLCPTSPPEIGKRRLAVPDLLEQNPGKELAERAVRHSNGSISSASTSISSTASVSLASCCSDTERRGSMLSIASNGVRRFVPRSIARRNSVFPSGCVPQIKVTKSTEATPKKEKKKKMTKGYLEPPVWKYKEAKEEKKREKKRLEKEKAEKEKADKESKKKGKK, from the exons ATGGCTGAGGCCAAAGTCATTGTGCAGGAGGACCCCATTCTGGGCGCCGGTCCAGATGAGGATGCCTCAGAGTTGTATGCTTCTGGACATGACTCGGACTCTGGGAGTTTGCTTTCAGATGACTCTGTCCTTCCCGATTACGAGCGGGAGGACAATGAAGAGGGGTCGGCCAACACCCTGTACCAAGCCTGCTTCAAGAACCAGGCCTCAGCACTCCGAAGAGTGCTTGAGAGGGGCGTCACAAGGGACGAAGTCATGGAGTTGGACATCAACGGCAGG AATGGCTTGATGTTGGCCGTTTCCAAAGGATTTGTAGATATTGTGTATGGGCTGAACAGGTGTCCATATCTGGACATCAATCACCAAGACAACGACGGCAACACGGCACTCATGATTGCAGCACAGGCTG GGTTTGTGAATATCCTAAATTACATCCTCAACTTCTTCTCGGGCGTGGAAACTGAGCTCCGGGACAACCGTGGCTTCACTGCTCTCATTAAAGCAGCCATACAGGGTAACAATGACTGCGTGGCTTCACTGATCATGGCAG GTGCTGACTGGACTGCAGTGGATGCAACACGGGGGAAGGACGTGAAGGAATGGGCACTAAAGACAGGACACTTTGAGACTTTCAGCAGACTCAGGCAGCTGGCCAGCCGGCCCTGCGCAGAGCAGTTCTGTGAAAGCTTTGTCCCAGAGTGGCCAGAACTGAAGGAGCTGGTAGCCAAGGCCACGTCCACGAAAAGTGCAGGGCAAAGGGTTGCCCATCGGCTGAAATCCACCTTTACTTTCAACTTCCCGCAAGACCCCCAAGAGAACGGTGTCCTGGACCACATGGTGCGCATCACCACCAGCATACATAGCCCCCTGGTAGTCACTGGCTGCCGGCCGCTTTGTCCCACCAGTCCACCGGAGATTGGCAAGAGACGCCTGGCCGTGCCTGACCTGTTGGAGCAAAACCCAGGCAAAGAGCTGGCGGAACGAGCAGTGCGCCATAGCAACGGCTCCATTTCTTCAGCCTCCACTTCAATCAGTTCGACCGCCTCAGTGTCGCTGGCCTCCTGTTGCTCAGACACAGAGCGAAGGGGCAGCATGCTCTCCATAGCCTCGAACGGCGTACGCAGGTTCGTCCCGCGCAGCATAGCACGCAGAAACAGCGTCTTCCCCTCAGGATGTGTCCCTCAAATTAAAGTCACCAAGTCCACCGAGGCCACACccaagaaggagaagaagaagaagatgactAAAGGTTATCTGGAGCCACCGGTTTGGAAGTACAAGGAGGccaaagaagagaagaaaagggagAAGAAACggctggagaaggagaaggcagagaaggagaaggcagaCAAAGAGTCtaaaaagaagggaaaaaagtGA